One window of the Candidatus Zixiibacteriota bacterium genome contains the following:
- a CDS encoding Asparaginase, with translation MVEIVAKVYRGEREESVHYGSVAVVDKNGRLTHYVGDPEFFTFVRSSAKPFQLIPLLQTGAADHFKFTNKQLAIMCGSHSGTDHHKAVVAANLAAAGNSAENLKCGTHVPIYMQAAGAIPYHEEHKDPLRHNCSGKHSGFLALARYLGEDIEKYLDFDSRTQTLVLEAASKMYEIPKVEIKLGVDGCSAPNFGLPLLNTAVAFKKLANGEGGDPEISRILNRIKQAMTEFPEMFSGEGRFDLAIMRSFPGNVVSKGGAEAIQGIGFADPPIGIAVKINDGNERAIPTVTIEVLRQLGLIDVEKAEYFKPFYNPQIYNWRKIATGRIKAEFTLKKA, from the coding sequence ATGGTTGAAATAGTTGCCAAGGTATATCGGGGGGAGAGGGAAGAATCGGTTCATTACGGGTCGGTCGCGGTGGTGGATAAAAACGGCCGGTTGACCCACTATGTCGGGGATCCGGAGTTTTTCACGTTTGTCCGATCCTCGGCCAAACCATTCCAGTTGATTCCGCTTCTTCAGACCGGAGCGGCGGATCATTTTAAATTCACCAACAAACAACTTGCGATTATGTGCGGGTCGCATTCGGGGACCGATCATCATAAAGCGGTGGTGGCGGCCAATCTTGCGGCGGCCGGGAATTCGGCGGAAAATCTCAAATGCGGCACCCACGTTCCGATATATATGCAGGCGGCAGGAGCGATACCGTATCATGAGGAACACAAGGACCCGCTTCGTCACAACTGCTCAGGCAAGCATTCCGGATTTCTGGCTCTGGCCAGATATCTGGGCGAGGATATCGAGAAATATCTTGATTTTGACTCCCGGACTCAAACGCTGGTTCTGGAAGCGGCCTCGAAGATGTATGAAATCCCCAAGGTAGAGATTAAACTGGGGGTCGACGGCTGTTCGGCGCCGAATTTCGGGTTACCCCTTTTGAACACCGCGGTGGCGTTCAAGAAACTGGCCAATGGCGAGGGAGGCGACCCGGAGATATCCCGAATTTTAAATCGTATCAAACAGGCGATGACGGAATTTCCGGAGATGTTTTCCGGTGAGGGAAGATTCGACTTGGCGATTATGAGGAGTTTCCCCGGAAATGTTGTGAGCAAAGGGGGCGCCGAAGCGATTCAGGGCATCGGTTTTGCCGACCCGCCGATCGGGATCGCCGTTAAGATCAACGACGGCAATGAACGGGCGATACCGACGGTGACAATCGAGGTTTTGCGGCAACTAGGCCTAATTGATGTCGAGAAAGCGGAGTATTTTAAACCGTTTTATAATCCTCAAATATACAACTGGCGGAAAATCGCCACGGGCCGGATTAAGGCCGAATTCACCTTGAAAAAAGCGTGA
- a CDS encoding hypothetical protein (Evidence 5 : Unknown function) has product MIIIFNYHFNIYDKQPLLVA; this is encoded by the coding sequence ATGATAATCATTTTTAATTACCATTTCAATATCTATGACAAACAACCACTTTTGGTCGCTTAG
- a CDS encoding hypothetical protein (Evidence 5 : Unknown function), with amino-acid sequence MIIMKVKNFGLMAFIAALFIFGCQKKSIEPQGSTEWRVMGKAERFSFGTPVRDVMVTLGDDSCLTDTAGVFSFSNITPGKYQVMVKTDDFKLYSDSLSVAQNTAYIITLQDSANLVGQVRNLAGANVPGAVVSIGDGVDTTDIDGIYRFKSALSGKSSIYCYFPGYYPVEDTVTVTSNYRRRDLTLQSEFNLVGYVRNRSGLPISGAIVSINGMADTTNETGYYEFALIPTGNQTITCNQPEYYPFQDTIALTAQQKTFIILMGSKYNLVGYVSHAIEGPIKDAVVSVGNISDTTGENGYYQLALVPRGRQVLKCKKFNYFNFIDTLDITGVPQAKNIVLRKIMADTVYVTEDAMIRYSSDYDSYRQTNYGQDVDLGTYSNEWLTKEYYWVDGQYDEMYVRHYFDENSLFKLPQFSYSIDTADYVGAFLVLNFSVIYYGTYPSIMKVSEPLTDWSEDEITFDNRPGFSHLFDIYNFTAEDELQIDVSSFYRTHSAFTHGIVLNTPSSEAYLYTDSRFYIISSECSDKTYAPKVIIMYAW; translated from the coding sequence ATGATTATCATGAAAGTTAAGAATTTTGGATTGATGGCTTTTATCGCTGCCCTGTTTATATTCGGCTGTCAGAAGAAGAGCATTGAACCGCAGGGATCAACCGAATGGAGAGTCATGGGAAAGGCGGAGCGGTTTTCATTCGGGACTCCGGTACGAGACGTGATGGTGACGTTGGGGGATGATTCCTGCCTGACGGATACGGCCGGAGTGTTTAGTTTTAGCAATATTACACCGGGGAAATATCAGGTAATGGTGAAGACCGACGATTTTAAATTATATAGCGATAGTCTTTCGGTAGCCCAGAATACCGCCTATATTATCACCTTACAGGATAGTGCCAATCTGGTGGGGCAGGTTAGGAACCTTGCCGGGGCGAATGTTCCTGGGGCGGTTGTTTCGATTGGGGATGGAGTTGACACGACCGATATTGACGGGATATATCGATTTAAATCGGCCCTATCGGGAAAGAGTTCGATCTACTGTTATTTTCCCGGATATTATCCTGTTGAGGATACGGTGACGGTCACATCCAATTATAGGAGAAGAGATTTGACGCTGCAATCAGAGTTTAATCTGGTGGGGTATGTGAGGAATCGTTCGGGTTTGCCGATATCGGGGGCGATAGTGTCAATAAACGGGATGGCGGACACCACCAATGAGACGGGGTATTATGAATTTGCACTAATCCCGACAGGGAATCAAACGATTACGTGCAATCAACCGGAATATTATCCCTTTCAAGATACGATTGCCCTGACGGCCCAGCAGAAGACATTTATAATTCTCATGGGAAGCAAATATAATCTGGTGGGGTATGTATCCCATGCTATCGAGGGGCCGATTAAAGACGCAGTGGTGTCAGTGGGGAATATATCAGATACGACGGGCGAAAACGGCTATTATCAATTGGCGCTGGTGCCCAGAGGGAGGCAGGTCCTGAAATGCAAAAAATTCAATTATTTTAATTTTATAGATACTCTGGATATAACCGGGGTCCCGCAGGCAAAAAACATTGTGTTGAGGAAAATAATGGCCGATACTGTTTATGTTACGGAAGACGCCATGATCAGATATTCTTCCGATTATGATTCATACAGGCAGACCAATTACGGTCAGGATGTCGATTTGGGGACTTATAGCAATGAATGGCTCACAAAGGAGTATTATTGGGTTGATGGGCAATATGATGAAATGTACGTGCGGCACTATTTTGATGAAAACTCTCTTTTCAAACTGCCGCAATTTTCATATTCAATTGATACGGCCGATTATGTTGGTGCCTTTTTGGTCCTAAATTTCTCCGTTATATATTATGGGACATATCCGAGTATCATGAAAGTCAGCGAGCCATTAACGGATTGGTCGGAAGACGAAATCACATTTGACAATAGACCGGGATTCAGTCATCTATTTGATATATACAACTTCACCGCGGAAGACGAATTACAAATCGATGTCTCTTCGTTTTATAGAACCCATAGCGCCTTTACCCATGGAATTGTATTAAATACACCGTCGTCGGAGGCTTATTTATATACTGATAGCCGGTTTTATATCATCTCTTCGGAATGCTCCGATAAAACGTATGCTCCCAAAGTTATAATCATGTATGCCTGGTAA
- the tnaA gene encoding Tryptophanase 2, with product MDNKRHPAEPFRIKSVEPIALLPREERERVIRDARYNVFKIRAEDIYIDLLTDSGTGAMSVQQWAALMLGDESYAGARSFIHFEKVVKEITGKMHIIPVHQGRVAENIFFSTLLKKGDYVPNNTHFDTTRANASHKNGIPVDFPCPEAASDDEIPFKGNMDTHQLERFIEEKGAEKVPVVFMTVTNNSSGGQPVSMANIKEASRICHKHGILFFFDCARYAENCYFIKKFEPGFENKSIKEIAQEMFSYADGALMSAKKDGLANMGGFIAVNDDELARKMTELLIVIEGFFTYGGMSGRDIDAMATGLMEALNEDYLAYRVGQIEYFGRMIEQAGAPIIKPTGGHAIFIDAGRFLPHIPYHQFPAQSLTVELYREGGIRAVEIGSMMFGGIDPVTGEEMKAPRELVRLAVPRRVFTASHLDYVADVIGRIARKKESLKGYRLTRQATYLRHFTAELEEVAGSGIKVK from the coding sequence GTGGATAATAAAAGACATCCGGCCGAGCCATTTCGGATAAAATCAGTCGAACCGATTGCCCTTCTGCCGCGCGAAGAACGGGAGAGGGTGATTCGAGATGCCAGGTACAACGTATTCAAAATCAGGGCCGAGGATATTTATATCGATTTATTGACCGACTCCGGAACGGGAGCGATGTCGGTGCAACAGTGGGCGGCGCTGATGCTCGGCGACGAATCATACGCCGGGGCGCGCTCGTTCATCCATTTCGAAAAGGTCGTGAAAGAAATTACCGGGAAGATGCATATCATACCGGTGCATCAGGGACGGGTGGCAGAAAATATATTTTTCTCGACGCTGCTGAAAAAAGGGGATTATGTCCCCAATAATACTCATTTTGACACGACCCGGGCCAATGCCTCGCACAAGAATGGTATCCCGGTCGACTTTCCCTGCCCCGAGGCGGCCTCGGATGACGAAATCCCGTTCAAAGGGAACATGGACACACATCAACTGGAGCGGTTTATCGAGGAAAAAGGAGCCGAGAAGGTCCCAGTGGTTTTCATGACCGTGACCAATAATTCATCGGGTGGTCAGCCGGTTTCGATGGCCAACATTAAGGAAGCATCGCGGATCTGTCATAAGCACGGCATTCTCTTTTTCTTCGATTGCGCCCGCTATGCGGAGAACTGCTATTTTATCAAGAAATTCGAACCGGGTTTTGAAAATAAGAGCATCAAGGAAATTGCGCAGGAAATGTTTTCGTATGCGGACGGGGCTTTAATGTCGGCCAAAAAGGACGGTCTCGCGAATATGGGCGGGTTTATTGCTGTCAATGATGATGAACTGGCCCGGAAGATGACGGAACTATTAATCGTCATTGAAGGGTTTTTCACATACGGCGGAATGTCGGGGCGGGATATCGATGCCATGGCGACCGGACTGATGGAAGCCTTAAACGAGGATTATTTGGCGTATCGGGTAGGGCAGATTGAATACTTTGGAAGGATGATAGAACAGGCGGGAGCGCCGATCATAAAGCCGACCGGAGGACATGCAATATTTATCGATGCCGGCCGATTCCTGCCGCATATTCCGTATCACCAATTCCCGGCGCAGTCACTTACGGTGGAGTTGTATCGCGAAGGGGGAATCCGGGCGGTGGAAATCGGTTCGATGATGTTCGGCGGAATCGACCCGGTAACCGGTGAGGAAATGAAGGCCCCGCGGGAATTGGTTCGTCTAGCCGTACCGCGGAGAGTCTTTACCGCCAGTCATCTTGACTATGTGGCGGATGTCATCGGGCGGATTGCCCGGAAGAAAGAGTCATTGAAAGGGTATCGGCTGACTCGTCAGGCGACATATTTAAGGCATTTCACTGCCGAATTGGAAGAAGTCGCTGGCAGTGGGATAAAGGTCAAATAA
- a CDS encoding hypothetical protein (Evidence 5 : Unknown function) codes for MVPQTNISPELLTATAAGDSSEDPPK; via the coding sequence GTGGTTCCGCAGACAAATATTTCGCCGGAACTGTTGACGGCGACGGCCGCCGGAGACTCATCGGAGGATCCGCCCAAATAG
- a CDS encoding hypothetical protein (Evidence 5 : Unknown function): MLLSDILVSAWAGNYAKRLLIFMVIVMPIAFSGASGAAISGRAQMEKLRLQPLAFTANRGQWSNQARFRAGIYGGAIWFADNAVYYQFIRPIGPARSNSQSVLLHNRSEIPRQESLLFKTSLEGACPDPLVIGEDEMDYKCNYFHGNDSNLWRTDVPNYESILYNNIYDGIDMRFHGNGEKLEYDFLIRPGADPSLIKIRFDGASSLRTDSSGELIVATG; this comes from the coding sequence ATGTTGTTAAGTGACATTCTGGTATCAGCCTGGGCCGGGAACTACGCAAAGAGGCTTTTAATATTCATGGTCATCGTCATGCCGATCGCTTTCTCCGGCGCTTCTGGTGCGGCCATCTCCGGCCGCGCCCAAATGGAGAAGTTACGACTCCAGCCGCTTGCGTTCACCGCCAACCGCGGACAATGGAGCAACCAGGCGCGTTTTCGGGCCGGCATCTATGGCGGCGCCATTTGGTTTGCCGATAACGCCGTTTATTATCAGTTCATCCGCCCTATCGGGCCCGCCAGATCAAATTCTCAATCCGTATTATTGCACAACCGTAGTGAAATCCCCCGACAGGAGTCACTGCTTTTCAAGACTTCACTCGAAGGTGCCTGTCCTGACCCGCTTGTCATTGGCGAGGATGAAATGGACTATAAATGCAATTATTTCCACGGCAATGATTCAAACCTCTGGCGGACCGATGTTCCCAATTATGAATCGATTCTCTATAATAATATTTATGATGGCATCGATATGCGCTTTCACGGCAATGGCGAGAAATTGGAATATGATTTCTTGATTAGACCAGGCGCCGACCCGTCGCTAATTAAGATCCGTTTCGACGGTGCCTCGTCGCTAAGAACCGACTCCTCCGGCGAATTAATCGTGGCAACCGGATAG
- the sucD gene encoding succinyl-CoA synthetase, NAD(P)-binding, alpha subunit (Evidence 2a : Function from experimental evidences in other organisms; PubMedId : 10625475, 2548486, 3002435, 6995430, 7017725, 7783627, 8144675, 9298646, 9917402; Product type e : enzyme) — MAILLNKYSKVIVQGLETDAGRFHTKRMIGYGTNIAGGVTSGQGGTVIEERPVFDSAAEAVRETKAETGVIFYPAQDVKMAAVEGIQAGLKSIIIATGNIPKRDMMFVRKEAAAAKVTVLGGNSPGIITPGEALAGVISDIPFRPGNIGIVSRSVSIMYYAADMLTRAGYGESSCIGLGADAILGATFDEILWMFEKDHKTQAVLMIGEIGGKYEEQAVKTIKKMKKPVVAMIAGVYAPPGRVMGHAGAMVEGKTGGAGAKLDALSATGINLARTFMDIPEILKKLGIKAYLDNIVVRT; from the coding sequence ATGGCGATTCTCCTGAATAAATATTCGAAAGTTATAGTGCAGGGGTTAGAGACCGACGCCGGACGATTTCATACGAAGAGGATGATCGGATATGGGACAAATATCGCGGGCGGAGTCACCTCGGGTCAGGGGGGAACGGTAATCGAAGAGAGACCGGTGTTTGACTCGGCGGCCGAAGCCGTCAGGGAGACCAAAGCCGAGACCGGTGTAATTTTTTACCCGGCGCAGGATGTCAAGATGGCGGCGGTCGAGGGAATTCAGGCCGGTTTGAAGTCGATTATTATAGCGACGGGGAATATTCCCAAGCGGGATATGATGTTTGTAAGGAAGGAGGCGGCGGCCGCCAAGGTGACTGTACTGGGTGGAAACAGCCCGGGAATTATTACTCCGGGTGAAGCCCTGGCCGGAGTCATATCGGATATCCCGTTTAGGCCCGGCAATATCGGGATAGTGAGCCGGTCGGTATCGATTATGTACTATGCCGCCGATATGCTGACCCGGGCCGGTTACGGGGAAAGTAGTTGTATCGGGCTGGGGGCCGACGCTATCCTGGGAGCGACTTTCGATGAAATTCTCTGGATGTTCGAGAAGGATCACAAGACTCAGGCGGTGCTTATGATCGGCGAAATCGGCGGAAAATATGAAGAGCAGGCGGTCAAGACAATTAAAAAGATGAAGAAACCGGTGGTGGCAATGATTGCCGGGGTATATGCACCGCCGGGACGAGTGATGGGACACGCCGGGGCAATGGTAGAGGGGAAGACGGGCGGAGCCGGTGCGAAACTTGACGCGTTAAGTGCCACCGGTATCAATCTGGCACGGACATTCATGGATATCCCGGAGATATTGAAGAAACTGGGAATAAAGGCATATCTCGATAATATCGTCGTCCGTACATAG
- a CDS encoding hypothetical protein (Evidence 5 : Unknown function) — MAGRIIRRIFVILSIISIIVIGCQKKSIEPQGSTEWRVMGKAERFSFGTPVRDVMVTLGDDSCLTDTVGAFRFDDIASGKYQVAVKSDEFKLYSDSLSVTQNIAYDITLQDSANLVGQVKNLSGVKLPGIAVVVGNQVDTTDIDGIYRFKSAPGGKSSIYCYFPGYYPFQDTVTVTSNYRRRDLTLQSEFNLVGYVRNRAGLPISGAIVSIYGMADTTDEMGYYEFALVPMGNQTITCNQSEFYPFQDTIAITAQQQTFIILMGSKYNLVGYVSHTIEGPIHGAVVSVGEIADTTDDNGYYQLALVPLGNQIISCNQWEYYPLQDTIQVTDWQQTHDITMNSKYNLVGQVYHHIEGPIEGAIVSVGAIKDTTDILGNYELPLVPIGNQLINCSKGSYFDFTDTLEVTAIQQQLDISLFRIVADTFFVTEDATVAYDSRKSLEDSNINTGSLAVQGYCFMDLYFDGDTFVFINDYWGALSLMKLPDAGTAAEIAEADSVTLVLTLSKGPYYVSCGGFMSEVYLAISKLQGDWSEQTVTNNTRPSASLWKYVELQGSNGPTMALDIRTLYSNPMSAQYGIMLSTTVSCCNGCCPEEMDCAFYSSEYSDVTKRPKVVVCHRY; from the coding sequence ATGGCGGGACGGATTATCCGGCGAATTTTCGTTATTCTATCGATTATCTCTATCATAGTAATCGGCTGTCAGAAGAAGAGCATTGAACCGCAGGGATCAACCGAATGGAGGGTCATGGGAAAGGCGGAGCGGTTTTCATTCGGGACTCCGGTACGAGACGTGATGGTGACGTTGGGGGATGATTCCTGCCTGACGGATACGGTCGGGGCGTTTCGATTTGACGATATTGCATCAGGGAAATATCAGGTTGCAGTGAAAAGCGACGAATTCAAATTATATAGCGATAGTCTTTCGGTGACCCAGAATATCGCTTATGATATCACCTTGCAGGACAGCGCCAATCTGGTGGGGCAGGTAAAGAATCTTTCCGGGGTGAAACTTCCGGGTATCGCAGTAGTCGTCGGAAATCAGGTCGATACGACCGATATTGACGGCATATATCGATTTAAATCGGCCCCAGGAGGAAAGAGTTCGATCTACTGCTATTTTCCCGGATATTATCCTTTTCAGGATACGGTGACGGTCACATCCAATTATAGGAGAAGAGATTTGACGCTGCAATCAGAGTTTAATCTGGTGGGGTATGTACGGAATCGTGCGGGTTTGCCGATATCGGGGGCGATAGTATCAATTTATGGAATGGCCGACACCACTGATGAAATGGGGTATTATGAGTTTGCGCTGGTTCCGATGGGGAATCAGACAATTACCTGCAATCAATCGGAATTTTATCCGTTTCAAGATACGATTGCCATAACGGCCCAGCAGCAGACATTTATCATCCTAATGGGAAGCAAGTACAATCTGGTGGGATACGTGTCTCATACTATCGAGGGGCCAATCCATGGGGCGGTGGTGTCGGTGGGGGAAATAGCGGATACAACAGATGACAACGGCTATTATCAATTGGCGCTGGTGCCACTGGGAAATCAAATAATTTCCTGCAATCAGTGGGAATATTATCCTCTTCAGGATACAATCCAGGTGACAGACTGGCAACAGACACATGATATTACAATGAATTCCAAATACAATTTGGTGGGGCAGGTATATCATCATATTGAGGGGCCGATCGAAGGGGCGATAGTGTCGGTGGGGGCGATAAAAGATACGACAGACATATTGGGCAATTATGAACTGCCCCTGGTGCCGATAGGAAATCAATTAATTAATTGCAGTAAAGGGTCCTATTTCGACTTTACGGATACTCTGGAGGTGACGGCAATACAACAACAACTGGATATATCGCTCTTTCGAATTGTCGCCGATACCTTTTTTGTGACCGAGGATGCTACAGTCGCTTATGACTCCAGGAAGTCATTGGAAGACAGCAACATTAATACCGGGTCATTGGCGGTGCAAGGATACTGTTTTATGGACTTATATTTTGATGGGGACACTTTTGTTTTCATTAATGATTATTGGGGTGCTCTATCCTTAATGAAATTGCCAGATGCAGGCACAGCGGCTGAAATCGCTGAGGCAGACTCGGTAACGCTTGTCTTGACTTTATCCAAAGGTCCATATTATGTATCTTGCGGGGGATTCATGTCGGAAGTATATCTCGCAATTTCCAAATTGCAGGGTGATTGGAGTGAGCAGACGGTAACTAATAATACCAGGCCATCCGCCTCCTTATGGAAGTATGTTGAATTGCAGGGTTCCAATGGTCCGACGATGGCATTAGATATTCGCACCTTATATTCAAATCCCATGAGCGCGCAATATGGGATAATGCTATCTACTACTGTCTCCTGCTGCAACGGGTGCTGCCCGGAGGAAATGGATTGTGCCTTTTATTCCAGTGAATATTCAGACGTTACTAAGCGACCAAAAGTGGTTGTTTGTCATAGATATTGA
- a CDS encoding hypothetical protein (Evidence 5 : Unknown function) has translation MGGSSDESPAAVAVNSSGEIFVCGTTSSSNFPLMTPYDNTYQGTGECFLTKFNVSGTSLAFSTYFGGSGYDACNDLSITNSFGIFLTGTTLSADFPTYYAVDPTLGGSDAFITSISYNGNAINFSTFLGGAGSEAGTSIAIGCVPPCITTSFRVWVTGNTSSSDFPVLNAYSTNNNGMEDAFLTEYAITPFFPPTISMLASTYFGGSNYDYPNSIFLQGGVKPYIAGYTESSNFPTVNAYDNTLKGTTDAFMAGFAFSGNGALYPTFSTYFGGNEDPSVFEEANAILINGAGNIIMAGTAGSYNLATHGVIDSNYLGPGDAFIAEFNNTGTNLLFCTYLGSAGQDYLQGPKSLALDATGNLYVAGATGSPGFPMVDPIDSTQNINTDGFLAKLNPTATQLLFSTFLGGNNTDIANAVAVDQSACAYVVGATSATDFPMVSPYDGSPNGGKDAFLVKICLPNILCGDVNASGTVNILDVSYIINYLYKSGPAPNPLQTADVNNSGGVNILDVSYLINYLYKSGPAPHCP, from the coding sequence TTGGGCGGATCCTCCGATGAGTCTCCGGCGGCCGTCGCCGTCAACAGTTCCGGCGAAATATTTGTCTGCGGAACCACTTCTTCATCGAATTTCCCCCTGATGACTCCATACGATAATACCTATCAGGGAACCGGCGAATGCTTCCTCACCAAATTCAATGTTTCCGGGACCAGCCTGGCCTTCAGCACCTATTTTGGCGGGTCCGGGTATGACGCCTGTAATGATCTCTCTATCACCAATAGTTTTGGCATATTCCTAACGGGCACTACTCTTTCGGCCGATTTCCCCACCTACTACGCCGTCGATCCCACCCTGGGCGGGTCAGACGCTTTTATTACGTCGATAAGCTATAACGGCAACGCCATTAATTTCAGCACCTTTTTGGGGGGGGCCGGTAGCGAAGCCGGAACTTCGATCGCAATCGGCTGCGTCCCCCCTTGCATTACCACATCCTTCCGTGTTTGGGTCACAGGTAATACATCCTCATCCGATTTCCCTGTCCTTAATGCCTACAGCACCAATAACAACGGTATGGAAGACGCATTTCTTACCGAATACGCCATTACCCCCTTTTTCCCGCCCACCATATCTATGCTTGCAAGCACCTATTTCGGAGGAAGCAATTACGATTATCCAAATTCGATATTTCTTCAGGGGGGCGTGAAACCATACATTGCCGGATACACCGAATCCAGTAACTTCCCTACGGTCAATGCCTACGATAATACTTTGAAGGGAACTACTGACGCCTTTATGGCCGGCTTCGCTTTTTCCGGCAACGGCGCCCTCTATCCGACTTTCAGCACCTATTTCGGCGGCAACGAAGATCCGTCCGTCTTCGAAGAGGCGAATGCCATTCTTATCAATGGCGCCGGTAATATTATCATGGCCGGAACGGCCGGATCCTATAATTTGGCGACCCATGGCGTGATTGACAGCAATTATCTCGGCCCCGGCGACGCCTTTATTGCGGAATTCAACAATACGGGGACTAATCTGCTGTTTTGTACCTATCTGGGGAGCGCCGGGCAGGATTATTTGCAGGGACCAAAATCGCTGGCACTCGACGCCACCGGTAACCTGTACGTCGCCGGCGCGACCGGGTCACCCGGTTTTCCGATGGTTGACCCGATCGATTCCACTCAGAACATCAATACCGATGGCTTCCTCGCCAAACTTAATCCGACTGCCACCCAATTGCTGTTCAGTACTTTTTTGGGCGGCAACAATACCGATATTGCCAATGCCGTTGCCGTGGATCAAAGTGCTTGTGCTTATGTCGTCGGCGCAACATCCGCCACCGATTTTCCGATGGTGAGTCCTTACGATGGAAGTCCCAATGGCGGCAAAGATGCTTTCCTGGTTAAGATTTGTCTGCCTAATATTCTGTGCGGCGATGTCAATGCCAGCGGTACGGTCAATATCCTTGACGTAAGTTATATCATAAATTATTTGTACAAGAGCGGTCCGGCGCCCAATCCCCTTCAGACGGCCGATGTCAATAATTCCGGGGGCGTCAATATCCTTGATGTATCATACTTGATAAATTATCTGTATAAAAGCGGTCCCGCGCCACACTGCCCATGA
- the sucC gene encoding Succinyl-CoA ligase (ADP-forming) subunit beta produces the protein MRLYECEGKELLAGFGIPVPRGKLASNPEEVEASAAAINGPVMLKAQVLTGSRGKAGGIRDADSPSEAKTIAAELFSLKIGGCPVEKILVEQRLEIRKELYLGMTIDPILNKVVILVSATGGIEIDEVAEKNPRKIHRKFFDIDEDLFPFRAAEIAKRAGIKSTQINEMSNIIIGLFRLFRQYDVQMAEINPLVLTKSGQLIAADCRISVDASAVFRHPELAVLGIEDRHEDGAMTPREIQARQWGIPYLDLDGDVGIMPGGAGFGIMAGDLIHYFGGRPANFMDSSSGSNLERIGLMLGLLHDNPNVKGVFAARYGGISRCDDFARGVVAYLKEHGIKKPMVICITGNMCPEGMQIFEEARREDPQLFQLIEFYGGDTAIEEAARRAVELSKRGEGG, from the coding sequence ATGCGGCTGTATGAATGTGAAGGAAAGGAACTTCTGGCCGGATTCGGCATTCCAGTTCCGCGCGGCAAACTGGCGTCAAATCCCGAGGAAGTTGAGGCGTCGGCGGCGGCCATAAACGGGCCGGTGATGCTCAAAGCGCAGGTTCTGACCGGAAGTAGGGGCAAGGCCGGGGGGATCCGCGATGCCGATTCCCCGTCGGAGGCGAAAACTATCGCGGCGGAATTATTCTCTCTCAAAATCGGCGGTTGCCCGGTCGAAAAAATTCTGGTGGAGCAGAGGCTCGAAATACGCAAGGAATTGTATCTGGGGATGACAATCGATCCGATTTTGAACAAAGTGGTTATTCTGGTGTCGGCTACGGGCGGGATCGAAATTGACGAAGTTGCCGAAAAGAATCCGAGGAAAATTCATCGAAAATTTTTTGATATTGACGAGGATCTATTCCCATTTCGGGCGGCCGAAATTGCCAAGAGAGCTGGAATCAAATCGACCCAGATAAACGAGATGTCGAACATAATTATCGGCCTTTTTCGGTTGTTCCGTCAATATGATGTCCAGATGGCCGAGATTAATCCCCTCGTGTTGACCAAAAGCGGTCAATTAATCGCGGCCGACTGCAGAATTTCAGTAGATGCCAGCGCCGTGTTCCGTCACCCGGAACTGGCGGTGCTGGGAATAGAGGACCGTCACGAAGACGGCGCCATGACGCCTCGGGAAATTCAGGCCCGGCAATGGGGAATTCCATATCTCGATTTGGATGGTGATGTCGGAATAATGCCGGGGGGGGCGGGATTCGGCATAATGGCTGGCGACTTGATTCATTATTTCGGGGGACGGCCGGCCAATTTCATGGACAGCAGCAGCGGCTCTAATCTGGAGCGAATCGGTCTGATGCTGGGGCTACTGCACGACAATCCCAATGTAAAAGGGGTATTTGCGGCTCGTTATGGGGGTATTTCAAGATGCGATGATTTCGCCCGGGGAGTGGTCGCGTACTTAAAAGAGCACGGCATAAAGAAACCGATGGTTATCTGCATAACGGGAAATATGTGCCCGGAGGGGATGCAAATTTTCGAGGAAGCCCGCCGGGAAGATCCGCAATTGTTCCAATTGATTGAATTCTACGGCGGCGATACGGCGATTGAGGAAGCGGCCCGCAGAGCGGTGGAGTTATCGAAGCGGGGAGAGGGAGGCTGA